From one Lineus longissimus chromosome 3, tnLinLong1.2, whole genome shotgun sequence genomic stretch:
- the LOC135484744 gene encoding tRNA (adenine(58)-N(1))-methyltransferase non-catalytic subunit TRM6-like, whose protein sequence is MIDLIKEGDQVIVKKDENLRVFTVREKRQVFMEKVKFTFTGAIGHPYGSMFEVKDFQLVKVEPETSAADKESGETADNRDLKDASSNQKLSRDDIEEMKGQGVEGGKIIEKLVEHSNTFENKTEFSKAKYLKKKKKKFMKLFTIVKPTTRLLCELHYTKGRNRILGLRMDSVSQILAYANVRSGCNLILHENCAGLLLGAILKRLGDEGTLLDFYIGSAPVRPEAPEFSKEYYNKHVYSLPLDKIKSLVDRLEGRSEDAKEEDDDSSKQVNDAEMKAITADGSTTTLDGATEKEEITGADTISSAVEVKAEEEMTESQSVAVGDGKSGTQQTSQPEEKKGKRRKEQDKADYEERRAFKQKRIIEATELAVKGNFDGLIVASKFHPKPIVMNLMKFVAPSRPIVVYSQYQEPLIDLYKKLREQGNVVNLTISETWFREYQVLPMRSHPQINMSGSGGFLLTGIKVLVE, encoded by the exons GCAAGTCTTTATGGAGAAAGTCAAGTTCACATTCACTGGCGCTATTGGTCATCCATATGGGTCCATGTTTGAAGTAAAAGATTTCCAGTTGGTGAAAGTCGAGCCCGAGACGTCGGCTGCAGATAAGG AAAGTGGAGAGACAGCTGATAATCGTGACCTTAAAGATGCGAGCAGCAACCAGAAACTCAGTAGAGATGATATCGAAGAGATGAAAGGGCAGGGAGTGGAGGGAGGG AAAATCATTGAGAAATTGGTTGAACACAGTAATACATTTGAAAATAAGACAGaattttcaaaagcaaaatatctgaagaagaagaaaaagaa ATTTATGAAACTATTCACCATCGTAAAACCAACAACTCGACTGCTCTGTGAACTCCACTACACCAAGGGCAGAAATAGAATTCT AGGGCTAAGAATGGATAGCGTCTCACAGATTTTAGCATATGCTAATGTGCGATCTGGGTGCAATCTCATCCTGCATGAGAACTGTGCTGGATTATTACTTGGTGCTATATTGAAGAGACTAGGAG ATGAAGGCACGCTCCTGGACTTTTACATTGGTTCAGCTCCAGTAAG ACCCGAGGCTCCCGAGTTCAGCAAGGAATACTACAACAAACATGTATATAGTTTACCGTTGGATAAGATCAAAAGCCTAGTCGATAGATTAGAAGGAAGATCTGAGGATGCAAAGGAAGAG GATGACGATTCTAGTAAACAGGTGAATGATGCAGAGATGAAGGCAATAACAGCAGATGGTTCCACAACGACACTGGATGGTGCCACAGAAAAGGAGGAGATCACTGGTGCTGATACGATATCTTCAGCTGTTGAGGTTAAAGCTGAGGAAGAGATGACAGAATCACAGTCGGTAGCTGTTGGTGATGGCAAAAGTGGCACACAGCAGACGTCACAGCCAGAAGAAAAGAAAGGGAAAAGGAGAAAGGAACAAGACAAAGCAGAC tatgaagAGAGAAGAGCGTTCAAACAGAAGAGGATAATAGAAGCAACTGAATTAGCTGTGAAAGGAAACTTTGATGG GTTAATTGTGGCCTCCAAATTCCACCCGAAGCCTATAGTCATGAATCTGATGAAGTTCGTTGCTCCCTCAAGGCCCATTGTAGTCTATAGTCAGTACCAAGAG CCTTTAATCGACCTTTACAAGAAACTGAGGGAGCAAGGAAATGTGGTGAATTTGACGATATCAGAAACATGGTTTCGAGAATATCAG GTTCTACCAATGAGGTCACATCCCCAGATCAATATGAGTGGATCAGGAGGATTTCTATTGACTGGCATCAAAGTTCTTGTGGAGTGA
- the LOC135485398 gene encoding uncharacterized protein LOC135485398, which yields MAASMKITFCPKSGDKKEFSYPAGVDNNPDLKTMISSLRKLQENANKLLTEIVEKERNGQNLGNRNTVVTMPDMDEEMEDEDESDEDEPIQEPNPKKAKT from the exons ATGGCAGCCTCCATGAAAATCACATTTTGCCCAAAATCTGGGGATAAAAAGGAGTTTTCTTACCCTGCTGGAGTTGATAACAACCCCGATTTGAAGACTATGATATCCTCTCTACGTAAACTAcaagaaaatgcaaataaaCTGCTGACAGAGATAGTAGAAAAGGAAAGAAATGGACAAAACCTTGGAAATCGGAATACTGTCGTGACGATGCCAGATATGGATGAGGAAATGGAAGATGAGG ATGAAAGTGATGAAGATGAACCCATCCAAGAACCAAACCCAAAGAAAGCCAAAACATGA
- the LOC135484951 gene encoding CDAN1-interacting nuclease 1-like, whose protein sequence is MKIGAYNEILDFVQSMKGRIRVANVINEFPGISKYTIGSIVSQEYQKKMKKVSYKHHDVDFVENRYHIYWTRINRGEDQVLVSLANEVEISPSLLARTIVEKHVSVTEYDGKNVPKPVLAQMMKDTSLIKDPVLAREVDICILDDDFYGPIVDSIRHSIGHEYEFLLKKKVDEKGLSYLDEDQMRARGYDKTPDVKLEVPISIDGHVVNWIESKASFGDEVSHRGYLKDQFWSYWNRFGPGLVIYWFGFIDELDTNRDKGILLKDHFPEDIVKMNPLCLSNR, encoded by the exons atgaaaatcggCGCTTATAACGAAATACTGGACTTCGTGCAGAGCATGAAGGGCCGTATTCGTGTAGCCAATGTTATAAATGAGTTTCCAGG TATTTCAAAGTACACCATTGGAAGCATAGTCTCTCAAGAATACCAG AAAAAGATGAAGAAAGTCAGTTATAAACACCATGATGTGGATTTTGTTGAGAATCGGTACCATATCTATTGGACGAGAATAAACCGTGGAGAAGATCAAGTGCTGGTTTCATTGGCTAATGAG GTTGAAATTTCCCCCTCACTGCTTGCTAGAACCATTGTTGAGAAACATGTTTCCGTTACTGAGTATGATGGCAAGAATG TTCCAAAGCCAGTTTTGGCACAGATGATGAAAGACACATCTCTAATCAAGGACCCAGTGCTAGCACGGGAAGTAGACATA TGCATTCTTGATGATGATTTCTATGGACCCATCGTTGACAGCATACGACA TTCAATTGGACATGAATATGAATTCCTTCTGAAGAAAAAGGTGGACGAGAAAGGTCTTTCATATTTAG ATGAAGATCAAATGCGTGCGAGGGGCTATGACAAGACTCCTGATGTAAAACTTGAGGTTCCTATTT CTATTGATGGCCATGTGGTGAACTGGATCGAGAGTAAAGCATCCTTTGGAGATGAAGTCAGTCATCGAGGTTACCTGAAGGATCAGTTCTGGAGTTACTGGAATAG GTTTGGACCAGGATTAGTCATCTACTGGTTTGGCTTCATTGATGAGCTGGATACGAATCGAGACAAAGGAATACTTCTAAAAGATCACTTTCCTGAGGATATCGTTAAAATGAACCCACTTTGTCTTAGCAATAGATGA
- the LOC135485397 gene encoding uncharacterized protein LOC135485397, with protein MVYIEYSKVYQCFQGFTNSILYQLPLAHSVNTSAGAETPHLHQNQRPLDGFIMADSTSLRSRTRLASKAEKSAESVKVKPRKLGLDKSAQSPLSLGHFGGAVKRKRKGCSIILDDSDDDDVVEIKEPSSLKNVDSPSSTVIRTKPEVMSPEYRQRVVDWRKSEIYKKKTPSPLTTSTSNGSSDGISPRPSARFNQPVNTPLRTLLLDDLLSSQAESQVDVKWDCRSPNAIRDAKMYQMGSDQDGSDLIAMLKQVEKQASPEHFGTPPPAPIFSMLCLPNDRETNLARITETREITTRMARRNSRKKDVPKNAQSLEFMQKLAEYIQDQADVEKDHDEDYKNVDLKEEEGRSPKLVPEFDLNEAVHEELDSLDAEDDLFGNDEAASSKIATQLEPSLLFGGVTPSAKCGDLRPYTEVDREIMHDMSLLKDIKSGELGKDIVEKGAVKTKTDLVDEFCGDDTLDDLFGDESFMEKATQMELFDDKTKSFKTPKVLGKVVTSCLSSKDCEEQSVSVSGAPQLRQKLFTKPGVSKSATLVPQIKTSLATAVCSTCVANRLPISSSSCVSFPNNSSKSKETYVGETTILSKPSGQYGEQSKQPSFHNNKGAKPAAASCVTSSNSNWAKKPPGVVSRAQTLTDVKKPTGYTFPIRAQTMPNATVSGAVSQNMTNFGAKLPPSRSSTIPAPMTNSSQAIGQSFAKSNKPAAIVSKTPAATLSSNSIDAAYFDDLSLSEDLLIQLAEPDDVLDSQVCNSGSSSSSVEQIQADALKVAQSKNKTKTAKSVDSQRSTPSFGNKPNVRGSVNTSSSNSVMRPVSSQRETMACKAVVSNTMSAATRSMRSSAPSQPSTRKCFQIGNEFETNTREASTLILEDSDLGIPPTPQVQSKFIKAQKFNFKSTNLSTGVNAVTRSQAKISHPACMVGPEKLQEKPVSNDKASQDKNAVVFGLGNDDDDDDDLFEPEVLAMLENVENQASQSSSQPWSQNQCSAEQIEKKKQEALKRRIEKKRQEAIKRRGAQLQASQKAQAARSCNVGGLSQTRRTRKS; from the exons atggtttacattgaatattccaaggtttatcagtgtttccaaggtttcactaattccatactttatcaactaccattggCACATTCTGTCAACACATCAGCTGGAGCTGAAACTCCTCATCTACATCAGAACCAGAGACCTTTGGATGGCTTTATCATGGCAGATTCAACTTCTCTTCGTAGTCGTACTCGCCTTGCTAGTAAAGCAGAAAAGTCTGCTGAGAGTGTGAAGGTGAAGCCACGCAAACTTGGCCTCGACAAGTCTGCCCAATCGCCTCTTTCTCTTGGTCATTTTGGTGGTGCTGTGAAGCGTAAACGGAAGGGGTGTTCCATCATTCTAGATGAttccgatgatgatgacgtgGTTGAAATCAAAGAGCCTTCGTCGCTGAAGAATGTCGATTCTCCAAGTTCAACTGTCATCCGAACCAAGCCTGAAGTAATGTCACCAGAATATCGGCAAAGAGTTGTAGACTGGAGGAAGAGtgaaatttacaaaaaaaagacTCCGTCACCTCTAACCACATCCACATCTAATG GCAGTTCAGATGGAATTTCACCAAGGCCTTCTGCCAGATTCAATCAGCCGGTCAACACACCATTGAGGACTCTGCTGCTTGATGACCTCCTGAGCTCTCAAGCAGAATCTCAGGTAGACGTCAAGTGGGACTGCCGGTCGCCCAATGCTATCAGGGATGCGAAAATGTATCAAA TGGGAAGTGACCAAGATGGAAGTGATTTGATAGCAATGCTCAAACAAGTTGAGAAACAG GCCAGTCCAGAGCACTTTGGCACCCCGCCTCCTGCTCCCATATTCAGCATGCTGTGTCTTCCAAATGACAGGGAAACCAATCTTGCTCGCATTACAGAAACAAGGGAAATAACCACCAGGATGGCAAGAAG AAATTCTAGGAAGAAGGACGTCCCAAAGAATGCCCAGTCTTTAGAATTTATGCAAAAGTTGGCAGAGTACATTCAAGACCAAGCAG ATGTTGAAAAGGATCATGATGAGGATTACAAAAATGTTGATCTCAAGGAAGAGGAAGGAAG ATCCCCTAAGTTGGTGCCTGAGTTTGATCTCAATGAAGCGGTTCATGAAGAACTGGATTCCTTAGATGCTGaagatgacttgtttggaaATGATGAAGCTGCCTCATCTAAAATTGCCACGCAGTTGGAGCCAAGTCTGTTGTTTGGTGGTGTCACCCCGAGTGCTAAATGTGGTGATTTGAGACCGTATACTGAAGTTGATCGGGAGATAATGCATGACATGAGCCTTCTCAAGGACATTAAATCTGGAGAACTTGGGAAAGACATTGTTGAAAAAGGTGCTGTGAAGACAAAAACTGACCTTGTTGACGAGTTCTGTGGCGACGATACATTAGATGACCTATTTGGTGATGAGTCATTCATGGAAAAAGCAACGCAGATGGAGTTATTTGATGACAAGACAAAGTCATTTAAAACTCCAAAAGTGTTGGGTAAAGTTGTTACCAGTTGTCTTTCTTCAAAGGATTGTGAAGAACAGTCTGTGAGTGTGTCCGGTGCTCCACAACTCCGGCAAAAGTTATTTACTAAACCCGGTGTGAGTAAATCTGCAACATTGGTGCCTCAAATTAAGACTTCGTTAGCCACTGCTGTTTGTTCCACTTGTGTTGCAAACCGACTTCCGATCAGTTCATCGTCTTGTGTTTCGTTTCCAAACAATAGTTCAAAATCCAAGGAGACCTACGTGGGTGAAACTACAATCTTAAGTAAACCAAGTGGTCAGTACGGTGAACAGTCTAAGCAGCCATCATTCCACAACAATAAGGGGGCTAAACCAGCAGCAGCTTCATGTGTAAcgtcttcaaattcaaactgGGCTAAAAAACCTCCAGGTGTTGTGTCCCGTGCACAGACTCTAACTGACGTGAAAAAACCCACGGGTTATACATTTCCAATTAGAGCTCAAACCATGCCAAATGCCACTGTTTCTGGTGCAGTTAGCCAGAACATGACAAACTTTGGTGCTAAACTTCCTCCGTCTAGATCCTCGACAATACCAGCTCCAATGACAAATTCTTCTCAAGCAATAGGACAATCTTTTGCTAAGTCTAACAAACCAGCAGCTATTGTGAGCAAAACACCTGCTGCTACTTTGAGTTCTAATTCAATTGATGCTgcatattttgatgatttaaGTCTTTCCGAGGACTTGTTGATTCAACTTGCTGAACCCGACGACGTCTTGGACAGTCAGGTGTGTAATAGTGGAAGTTCTAGCAGTTCGGTAGAGCAGATTCAAGCTGATGCATTGAAAGTCGCGCAGAgtaaaaataagacaaaaactGCAAAATCGGTTGATTCACAGCGCAGTACTCCTTCTTTTGGGAATAAGCCTAATGTCCGTGGTTCAGTGAACACTTCAAGTTCTAATTCAGTGATGAGACCTGTTAGTTCTCAGCGAGAGACTATGGCATGCAAGGCTGTTGTATCAAACACCATGTCTGCAGCAACTAGGTCCATGAGGAGCTCGGCTCCTTCCCAGCCCAGTACAAGGAAGTGTTTCCAAATAGGGAACGAATTTGAAACTAACACGAGAGAGGCGTCAACGTTGATACTTGAAGACTCTGACCTTGGGATTCCACCTACACCACAAGTTCAGAGTAAATTTATCAAGGCACAGAAATTCAACTTCAAATCAACCAATCTCAGCACAGGAGTTAATGCTGTGACAAGGAGTCAAGCTAAAATATCACACCCTGCATGCATGGTCGGGCCGGAAAAATTACAGGAAAAGCCAGTATCAAACGATAAAG CATCTCAAGATAAGAATGCGGTAGTCTTTGGTTTAGGcaacgatgatgacgatgatgatgatctgttTGAGCCAGAGGTTCTAGCCATGTTAGAAAATGTTGAAA ACCAAGCAAGTCAATCGTCCAGTCAGCCTTGGAGTCAGAATCAATGCTCGGCAGAGCAGATCGAGAAAAAGAAACAGGAGGCACTGAAAAGACGAATTGAAAAGAAACGGCAGGAAGCAATAAAGAGACGTGGGGCGCAGTTACAGGCTTCTCAGAAAGCTCAAGCTGCGAGGAGTTGTAATGTTGGAGGACTATCACAAACAAGGAGGACAAGGAAAAGTTGA